In Myxococcales bacterium, one genomic interval encodes:
- a CDS encoding polysaccharide deacetylase family protein has product MSTTRRGAPELPERRTRRPRAAWLAPALLAVALACVGVRLAPSLAAKVAASAPPAASGPAAPRDFARVDLSAAPTTAPTTAPTTAPTTAPTNPEASVSRAWLLAEGPEPQARDGRRYVTFTFDDGPFVETTPAILRVLDQRKIRASFFVVGQYLEGSDVRAERARKVLRDMARAGHVVGNHTKNHKLLTSLARSDAAAQIDDDSALIAQATGEPPRYFRPPFGQLDATGRELLRERGLELVLWSVEAEDMLNDDPAAMAKRIEAQLERNGGGVVLLHDIRPATLPTLKLVLAYLYDRKWSPRRPERYGYQIVDLPTYLARTQAAPRPYENREELENARREASRLRRPQKRARPASPTKADLVL; this is encoded by the coding sequence ATGAGTACGACGAGGAGAGGGGCGCCCGAGCTGCCGGAGCGCCGAACGCGCCGCCCGCGCGCAGCGTGGCTCGCGCCCGCCCTCCTTGCCGTCGCTCTCGCGTGCGTCGGCGTGCGCCTCGCGCCTAGCCTCGCCGCCAAGGTGGCCGCTTCCGCGCCGCCGGCCGCGTCGGGGCCCGCGGCGCCTCGCGACTTCGCGCGCGTCGACCTCTCCGCCGCGCCGACGACCGCGCCGACGACCGCGCCGACGACCGCGCCGACGACCGCGCCCACGAATCCGGAGGCCAGCGTCTCGCGCGCGTGGCTCCTCGCGGAGGGACCCGAGCCGCAGGCACGGGACGGGCGCCGGTACGTCACGTTCACCTTCGACGACGGGCCGTTCGTCGAGACCACGCCCGCCATCCTGCGCGTGCTCGATCAGCGCAAGATCCGCGCGTCGTTCTTCGTGGTCGGGCAGTACCTCGAGGGCAGCGACGTGCGGGCCGAGCGCGCGCGCAAGGTGCTCCGCGACATGGCACGGGCCGGCCACGTGGTCGGCAACCACACGAAGAACCACAAGCTCCTCACGAGCCTCGCGCGGAGCGACGCGGCCGCGCAGATCGACGACGACAGCGCGCTCATCGCCCAGGCCACCGGGGAACCGCCGAGGTACTTCCGGCCGCCGTTTGGCCAGCTTGACGCGACGGGGCGCGAGCTGCTCCGCGAGCGAGGGCTCGAGCTCGTGCTGTGGAGCGTGGAGGCCGAGGACATGCTCAACGACGACCCAGCGGCCATGGCGAAGCGCATCGAGGCCCAGCTCGAGCGCAACGGCGGCGGAGTGGTGCTGCTCCACGACATACGCCCGGCGACGCTCCCCACGCTGAAGCTCGTCTTGGCCTATCTCTACGACCGGAAATGGAGCCCGCGGCGCCCCGAGCGGTACGGCTACCAGATCGTCGACCTGCCTACGTACCTCGCGCGGACCCAGGCCGCGCCGCGTCCGTACGAGAACCGTGAAGAGCTCGAGAACGCGCGCCGTGAGGCGTCCCGGCTGCGCCGCCCGCAGAAGCGCGCGCGACCCGCGAGCCCCACAAAGGCCGACCTCGTGCTCTAG
- a CDS encoding efflux RND transporter periplasmic adaptor subunit: MSTDDQLSRDLQSLRIDRGPLHGEPRIDRGEPTSAPRGAAGRRVVQVVGALLVVGLVLVGARAARTAASAQLFKTEVAFAQVGSLSPVQGAVEVTSSGYVVPQVVAKVGSKLTGRISKVGVREGAAVKAGDVLFELDPSEQRAAVNASQARVLSAAAKVEAARAQLQEVELQLARQEALAKTGAVPAANVADLAARVATAREQVKAQQAEVVAARADLAALAVGLASATVKAPIDGVAVTKPAELGDVVGPASTLVELVDFSSLLIETDVPEGRLGKVRPGGACEVALEAIARERFAGKVVSISPRLNRSKATAQVKVRLDAPPSDLRPEMAARVSFLSRPLAEAERTALPKTVVPAAAVVERGGAKVVFVLDGDRVRAAPVSLGEALGEDVELKSGPAPGTKVVRSPPQELRDGQSVKEKSQ, encoded by the coding sequence ATGTCGACCGACGACCAACTCTCCCGAGATCTCCAGTCGCTGCGAATCGATCGTGGCCCCCTGCATGGCGAGCCGCGCATTGACCGCGGGGAGCCCACGAGCGCGCCAAGGGGGGCCGCCGGGCGCCGCGTCGTCCAGGTCGTCGGCGCGCTGCTCGTGGTGGGCCTGGTCCTCGTCGGGGCGCGCGCGGCGCGCACCGCCGCGAGCGCGCAGCTCTTCAAGACCGAGGTCGCCTTCGCCCAAGTGGGCTCGCTGTCGCCGGTGCAGGGCGCGGTCGAGGTCACCTCGAGCGGCTACGTCGTGCCGCAGGTCGTGGCCAAAGTTGGCTCCAAACTGACCGGACGAATCTCGAAGGTCGGCGTGCGCGAGGGCGCCGCGGTGAAGGCGGGCGACGTGCTCTTCGAGCTCGACCCAAGCGAGCAGCGCGCCGCCGTGAACGCCTCGCAGGCGCGGGTCCTCTCGGCTGCGGCCAAGGTCGAAGCCGCCCGCGCGCAGCTCCAGGAGGTCGAGCTCCAGCTCGCGCGCCAGGAGGCGCTCGCCAAGACGGGCGCGGTGCCTGCGGCGAACGTGGCCGACCTGGCGGCCCGCGTGGCCACCGCGCGGGAGCAGGTGAAGGCGCAGCAGGCGGAGGTGGTCGCCGCGCGCGCCGACCTCGCCGCTCTCGCCGTCGGTCTCGCGAGCGCCACCGTGAAGGCCCCCATCGACGGAGTGGCTGTCACGAAGCCCGCCGAGCTGGGCGACGTCGTCGGGCCGGCCAGCACCCTCGTGGAGCTCGTCGACTTCTCGTCGCTCCTCATCGAGACCGACGTGCCCGAGGGGCGCCTCGGCAAGGTGCGCCCGGGTGGTGCGTGCGAGGTCGCCCTCGAGGCCATCGCGCGCGAGCGCTTCGCGGGGAAGGTGGTGTCGATTTCCCCGCGCCTGAACCGCTCGAAGGCCACAGCGCAGGTGAAGGTGCGGCTCGACGCCCCGCCGAGCGACCTGCGCCCCGAGATGGCCGCGCGCGTGAGCTTTCTCAGCCGCCCTCTCGCCGAGGCGGAGCGCACGGCCCTGCCCAAGACCGTCGTCCCGGCCGCGGCGGTGGTCGAGCGTGGCGGCGCCAAAGTGGTCTTCGTGCTCGACGGCGATCGCGTCCGCGCCGCGCCTGTCTCGCTTGGTGAGGCGCTCGGGGAAGACGTCGAATTGAAGAGCGGCCCAGCGCCCGGCACCAAGGTGGTCCGCAGCCCCCCCCAAGAGCTCCGTGATGGGCAATCGGTCAAGGAGAAGAGCCAATGA
- a CDS encoding ABC transporter ATP-binding protein has product MSNAKESYREPAEKAPILIRVKGVTRTYTRGGESLHVLSGLDLEIPEGSFQALMGPSGSGKSTLLHLLAGLDRPTSGTIEVAGKRIDTMSEGELAKFRAENVGFVFQSFNLIPVLTALENVELPLLLTKLGGAERRRRAQTALRVVGLEDRMNHLPRQLSGGQEQRVAIARAIVHDPRLIVADEPTGDLDRASADDVLRLLTKLSTELKKTILMVTHDPAAAERASVRLHLDKGRLGVAERASGEGEEAT; this is encoded by the coding sequence ATGAGCAACGCCAAAGAGTCGTACCGCGAGCCCGCCGAGAAGGCCCCCATCCTGATCCGCGTGAAGGGCGTGACGCGCACGTACACCCGGGGCGGTGAGTCGCTCCACGTGCTCTCTGGCCTGGACCTTGAAATCCCCGAGGGCTCGTTTCAAGCGCTCATGGGGCCCTCGGGCTCGGGGAAATCCACGCTGCTCCACCTGCTCGCCGGTCTCGACCGGCCCACGTCGGGCACGATCGAGGTCGCCGGCAAGCGAATCGACACAATGAGCGAAGGCGAGCTCGCGAAGTTTCGCGCAGAGAACGTGGGGTTTGTGTTTCAGTCATTCAACCTCATCCCCGTCCTCACCGCGCTCGAGAACGTGGAGCTGCCGCTGCTCCTCACGAAGCTCGGCGGCGCCGAGCGGAGGCGCCGCGCGCAGACCGCGCTCCGGGTGGTGGGCCTGGAAGACCGCATGAACCACCTCCCGCGGCAGCTCTCGGGCGGTCAAGAGCAGCGGGTCGCCATCGCGCGGGCCATTGTCCACGACCCACGCCTCATCGTCGCCGACGAGCCCACAGGAGACCTCGACCGGGCGAGCGCCGACGACGTGCTTCGACTCCTCACGAAGCTCTCAACGGAGCTGAAGAAGACCATCCTGATGGTGACGCACGATCCGGCGGCGGCGGAGCGCGCCTCCGTGCGGCTTCATCTCGACAAGGGGCGGCTCGGCGTGGCCGAGCGCGCGAGCGGCGAGGGCGAGGAGGCCACGTGA
- a CDS encoding ABC transporter permease, with protein MNLATLAAKNLWRNRVRTALTVACASIAVLAFITLRTLVAAWTAQADFAAKDRVVTRHKVTFVMPLPKKYVEDVRATKGVRLSTFASWFGGKDPKHDQEFFGAFGVDRDTYFQVYDEMLVPPDQLARWKEDRRGAIVGDALANKLGWKVGDKVTLESGLYPSQPDNPWTFTISGIYTATRKSVDRSSFIFQWDTLNDGVASTARDQVGWIVSRVDDPAQAANIGLALDAKFDVQDIQTLSQDEAAFNASFLAGISALLVAVDYISIIILVIMMLVLGNTVAMGVRERTFEYGTLRAMGFSPGHVAFFILAEAAFVGGLGGAVGVLLSYPLVNRGLGRFLEENMGSFFPFFSVPPHIWAVAMFLSVALAVVAAIIPAVGASKLRVTEALRRIA; from the coding sequence GTGAACCTCGCCACGCTGGCCGCGAAGAACCTGTGGCGAAACCGCGTGCGCACGGCCCTCACGGTGGCATGCGCGAGCATCGCCGTTCTCGCCTTCATCACCCTTCGAACCCTCGTGGCAGCGTGGACGGCGCAGGCCGATTTCGCGGCGAAAGACCGCGTGGTCACGAGGCACAAAGTCACCTTCGTGATGCCCCTGCCAAAGAAGTACGTGGAAGACGTGCGGGCCACCAAGGGCGTGAGGCTCAGCACGTTCGCGAGCTGGTTTGGGGGCAAAGACCCGAAGCACGACCAGGAATTTTTCGGCGCGTTTGGCGTGGACCGTGACACCTACTTTCAGGTGTACGACGAGATGTTGGTGCCCCCCGACCAGCTCGCGCGGTGGAAGGAAGACCGCCGAGGCGCGATCGTGGGCGACGCGCTCGCCAACAAGCTCGGGTGGAAGGTAGGCGACAAGGTGACCCTCGAGTCCGGGCTCTACCCCAGCCAGCCCGACAACCCCTGGACCTTCACGATCAGCGGCATCTACACGGCGACGCGCAAGTCTGTCGATCGTTCCAGCTTCATCTTCCAGTGGGACACGCTGAACGACGGAGTCGCGTCCACGGCGCGAGACCAGGTGGGGTGGATCGTGAGCCGCGTGGACGACCCCGCCCAGGCCGCCAACATCGGACTGGCGCTCGACGCCAAGTTCGATGTGCAAGACATTCAGACCTTGAGCCAGGACGAGGCCGCGTTCAACGCCTCCTTCCTGGCCGGCATCTCCGCGCTGCTCGTGGCGGTCGACTACATCTCGATCATCATCCTGGTTATCATGATGCTCGTCCTCGGTAACACAGTGGCGATGGGCGTGCGCGAGCGAACGTTCGAGTACGGGACGCTGCGGGCCATGGGCTTTTCACCGGGCCACGTGGCGTTCTTCATCCTCGCGGAGGCCGCGTTTGTGGGTGGGCTGGGCGGCGCCGTTGGGGTGCTCCTCTCGTATCCGCTGGTGAACCGCGGACTCGGGCGCTTTCTGGAGGAGAACATGGGGAGCTTCTTCCCGTTCTTCAGCGTGCCGCCCCACATCTGGGCCGTCGCCATGTTCCTTTCGGTCGCGCTGGCCGTCGTCGCTGCCATCATCCCGGCGGTGGGCGCCTCCAAGCTCCGCGTGACCGAAGCGCTCCGCCGCATCGCCTAG
- a CDS encoding ABC transporter permease: MVPIRYNLRSLAVRKVTTVATALGIGLVVGVLAISMMLSNGIKKTLGASGHDDVAIVLRKGSDNELGSTIEDANVGLLTTPTQVKGAGAGAPAFVAEVVVVTAVEKLGAKGVTNLLVRGVNDDVLAFRPTVTLVEGRAPKPGVDEAIVGQRVRGRFRGMELGQRFDIKKNRPVTVVGVFSDQGSSHESEVWVPLDTLRSSFGREGIRSSVRVRLSSPGAFADYQRAVEQDRRLGLQAMRETTYYEKQSEGTGLFITVIGTLVSVFFSLAAILGAAITMYAAVASRSREVGILRALGFSRFSILVAFVIESMMLSGLGGLVGLGAALALGGQKVSMMNFASGSEVVFTFEPTPGIVLTGVVFSLVMGLLGGFLPALRAARVPPVVAMRG; this comes from the coding sequence ATGGTCCCGATTCGCTACAACCTGCGCAGCCTCGCTGTCCGAAAGGTCACGACGGTGGCCACGGCGCTCGGCATCGGCCTCGTCGTTGGGGTGCTCGCGATCTCCATGATGCTCTCGAACGGGATCAAGAAGACGCTCGGCGCCTCGGGCCACGACGACGTCGCGATCGTCCTCCGCAAGGGCAGCGACAACGAGCTCGGGAGCACCATCGAGGACGCGAACGTGGGGCTCTTGACCACGCCGACGCAGGTGAAGGGAGCCGGGGCGGGGGCGCCGGCCTTCGTCGCGGAGGTGGTGGTCGTCACGGCGGTCGAGAAGCTTGGCGCGAAGGGGGTCACGAACCTGCTCGTTCGGGGCGTGAACGACGACGTGTTGGCCTTCCGGCCCACGGTCACCCTCGTGGAGGGCCGGGCGCCCAAGCCGGGCGTCGACGAGGCGATCGTCGGGCAGCGCGTGCGGGGGCGCTTCCGTGGCATGGAGCTCGGCCAGCGCTTCGACATCAAGAAGAACCGCCCAGTCACCGTCGTGGGGGTGTTCAGCGACCAGGGCTCGTCGCACGAGTCGGAGGTGTGGGTGCCGCTCGACACGCTGCGGAGCTCCTTCGGTCGCGAGGGCATCCGCTCGTCGGTGCGGGTTCGCCTCTCGAGCCCGGGCGCCTTCGCCGACTACCAGCGCGCCGTGGAGCAAGACCGGCGGCTCGGCCTGCAGGCCATGCGCGAGACCACGTATTATGAGAAGCAGTCCGAGGGGACAGGGCTCTTCATCACCGTGATTGGCACTCTTGTCTCGGTGTTCTTCTCCCTCGCCGCGATCCTCGGGGCGGCGATCACCATGTACGCCGCGGTGGCCAGCCGGAGCCGCGAAGTAGGCATTTTGCGGGCGCTCGGGTTCTCACGCTTCTCCATCCTCGTGGCGTTCGTCATCGAGTCGATGATGCTGTCGGGCCTCGGCGGGCTCGTTGGTCTGGGCGCGGCGCTGGCGCTCGGGGGCCAGAAGGTGTCGATGATGAACTTCGCCTCCGGGTCGGAGGTGGTCTTCACCTTCGAGCCCACCCCGGGGATCGTGCTCACCGGGGTCGTCTTCTCGCTCGTCATGGGCCTCCTCGGGGGCTTCCTGCCGGCGCTTCGGGCGGCGCGGGTTCCGCCGGTCGTCGCCATGCGGGGGTGA